CTCCATGAATCTTGAATCTTTGTTGTATACAAGAGAATAAATCGAGTTATATATTCTTTAATGAAGTAGCTGGGAATAATTTTGATGATAGACTTTAGCTCAAGATAGTTTGCATTTATTTGAGCCAAATTTAATTGTTTATGAGTTTATAAATGGTCAATAGATTGGTAAGTGTTAGATTAATATTTATCTTCTTTATCATTTATtaaaatgaaatgaaaaataatatatttagaaATTCATAAACAAATATATCTAATAACTAGAGgtcttttatgatttttattaggGTCTAAACGAATCGAACTGGTTCATGAGTATTTCGAGTCGGATTTGATCGTACGAGCCTTTTGAAATTATTGATTTCGATTAGAATTTTAACATCTTAGAACTTTTTTTCCCTAACTGAGAACTCAagtcaaattattttgtttgataATACGCGAGCATCTCATGAACTTTAAGTTTTTATCGAtatgatataattatatattaaaaaagagtgagtctcatgtgaaaccgtcttatggatcataatctgtgagacaggtcaaccctactcatattcacaataaaaaataatattcttaccataaaaagtaatattatttcatgggtgacccaaataaaagatctgtctcacaaatatgatctgtgagaccgtctcacacaagtttttgccattaaaaaaataaattttgaacatttattttttagtaGTTCGCGGATATATTCGAATATTTTGAGTTAAACTTGAATTTGAACCGAATTTaagcaaaaaaatattaaaactcttGAACTTCGAATGAAATTCGAGATTGAATATATCTAATTCAAGCATTAAAGTTTTTATTATATTCGGATCAATGCAGTTCATCTACACACATATCTGATAAGATTactcaaaatttttttaaaaataatttaagtaCGATGAAagttgaaataataaattaagtaATAAAGATAACATATATTTTTAACTAATTATTATAAAACTTAAGTCATTTTCGGTATGACTaaagataaagataaaataattttattacgaAAAATTGTTTGAATGAGAAGGGAAATGTTGAATTTCGTGGTACCAAAAAAGAAGAAGTTAAGATTGTCGGTGATATAAATTTCCGGGTCAAACTTTAAACCGCTCTGGACTCACCCGCCACATTAAATCCAAACAGGCGCTACGATGCATTTCCATAGACAATCGATTAGGGGTGGGCAACGGTAAGTTTGGCTCGGTTTTACTCTGCAAtgtttcggtttttcggttttcggtttgaatatctctagtcgaaaaccaaaattttttattacggttcggttcggttttttggTAATACGGTTCGGTTTATACGGCcggttatatatataaaatgtgTTGTGTACAAACATGTCATACGAATATAATAACAATATATAACTAATTAACCATGTAAACACAGAAAATGCATGAATCCAAAGGAATATCCAGTGATATGAATGATAACAATGTGTCAACCAGTTCGAATGGAACACCAATCATCTtacgaaaaaaattaaaaaaatatatacataaaagaaaagaaaacgccGACAAGTGGATGGTGAGAAAGATGAAAAACGATCGGATTGAAAATTGAGGCTCAACGATACTAAGTTACTAAATCTTAATAGgtcattatatataaaaaaatcttaTACTTAACAATAATATGACTCGTTATACACAAAAACCATATACTTAATAATAATATGGCCAGTTCGATTATTTGTCGATAAAAATCGAAACTAAACAAAAAAtcgaatttcataaattttaaaaccataATCCTCCGTTAAAACCGAAGATTTTATGCCCACCCCTACGACCGATGGTGCCTCCGCAGCTGATAGAAAGTAGTTGAATCGGTCTCAGGAAATCAATCTCCTGAAATTTGTCTATTTCTACGTTCGTATGTCCCATGCGTTGCGCTGTAGAGTCGCACACCAACTGTTCGAGGCAATCACCGTGAGAGGCCCTGCATCTTCTCAGGTCACAGCAAACCGCGGAAGCCGCAGTAATTTTCCTCTAAAAAGCCCAAATTTGGTCGATCCTTTTGAGTATTTTAACGAGAACGACGTCCCAAAATCATGGGCGTCAAAAATATCGAGTTTGGTTAGGGAAAACCAGCCCCGAGAGGCCATACGCGTCTTCAAGTCAATTCTCGTAAACAGACGAAGCTCGAATTTTGTGACGGTTTTGAGTGTGATCAAGGCTGTTGGTTTGATTAGATCGAAAGATATGGTGTTTGGGATTCATGGGTATGCAATAAAAGTGGGGTGTATTGATTCAGAAGTATCGGTTGTAACAGCGCTTGTTGGTGTCTACTCTTCTTTTGATATGGGAAATGCCTGGAAATTATTTAATCAGACAGCTAATAGAGACGTAGTGTTGTGGAGTGCAATGGTTTCAGCATGTGTGAGCAATGGTGAGTATCTTGAGGCCTTTAAGTTATTAAAGGAAATGGTATTTTTCGGCGTGCAGCCAAATCATGTGACAGTTGCAAGTATATTGCCTGTGTGTGCTGGTCTTGGTGCATTGAATATCGGGAAAGAAATTCATGATCATTGTATCAAAAAGGTGTTTTATACTAACACAGTTTTTCAAAATTCGCTCCTGGGTATGTATTCTAGATGTGGGGATTTGAAGGCAGCACTTCTTGTTTTCAATGACATGCAGAATAAGGATATTGTTTCTTGGAGGATTGTGATACACGGTTGTGTTGAAAACGACTCTCCACGGCAGGCATTAGAGCTCTTTCTTAAATTCCGATGTTCTAGTTTTGAGAAAGTAGATGAATTTATCATCCTAGAAGTAATCGGAGCTTATTCTGAACTGGTTGAGAATTTTATCAGGAATGGATTTCATAGCCTTGTTCTGAAAACAGGATTTACTGGATTTGTTTTTGTAGTTACTGAGCTTCTTCGAGTGTATGCAAAATTTGGCTATATTGAGTCTGCTAGAAGCTTATTCGACCAGCTTGATAGGAAAGATCTTATTGCGTGGAGTGCTATGATCTCAGTTTATGCTCAAAGTAGTCGACCTAATGATGCTTTTGATCTTTTAAGACAGATGCAATTAGCAAACCAGAAACCTAATGAGTTCTCTTATGTTAGTTTGTTACAAGCTTGCATTTCAATTAATGCTATAGAGATTGGAGAAAGCATACAAGCACAAATCATAAAAGACGGATATTCAAACAACACGTTTATAATGTCTTCTTTAATTGACATGTACTGCAGATTTGGAAAAGTTAGGCAAGGTGAGTCCATTTTCAGTGAAAATTTCACCAATGATTTCATGTGTTGGAGTTCAATGATTAATGGTTATGCGATCAATGGCTGCGGAGAAGAGGTTCTTGAGTGTTTTTCGAACATGCTGTCTTTAGGTATAGAACCTaatgatataatttttatttcggTTCTCTCTTCTTGTAGCCACAGTGGTCTTGAGTATGAGGGTTGGAACTGGTTTTATGCGATGGAAGAGACATATGGTATTAGACCAAACCTTGCTCACTATGCTTGCATGGTGGACATGCTTAGCCGACAAGGAAACGTTGAAGAGGCTCTTGAGTTTGTGTATAAAATGCCTATTCAACCAGATAAGCGGATATGGGGAGCTCTTCTTGCTGGGGTTCAAAACACTCGTGGAAATATTGATATTTTAGAACTTGTTGTCGAGAAACTGAACAGTTTGGACCCTGAAAATACCAGCTACTTGGTTGTTCTTTCCAACTTGTATGCAGAGCATGGTAGATGGGAAGAAGTTGAGAAGTTGAGAAACATGAT
This region of Primulina eburnea isolate SZY01 chromosome 14, ASM2296580v1, whole genome shotgun sequence genomic DNA includes:
- the LOC140812854 gene encoding pentatricopeptide repeat-containing protein DOT4, chloroplastic-like; translation: MSHALRCRVAHQLFEAITVRGPASSQVTANRGSRSNFPLKSPNLVDPFEYFNENDVPKSWASKISSLVRENQPREAIRVFKSILVNRRSSNFVTVLSVIKAVGLIRSKDMVFGIHGYAIKVGCIDSEVSVVTALVGVYSSFDMGNAWKLFNQTANRDVVLWSAMVSACVSNGEYLEAFKLLKEMVFFGVQPNHVTVASILPVCAGLGALNIGKEIHDHCIKKVFYTNTVFQNSLLGMYSRCGDLKAALLVFNDMQNKDIVSWRIVIHGCVENDSPRQALELFLKFRCSSFEKVDEFIILEVIGAYSELVENFIRNGFHSLVLKTGFTGFVFVVTELLRVYAKFGYIESARSLFDQLDRKDLIAWSAMISVYAQSSRPNDAFDLLRQMQLANQKPNEFSYVSLLQACISINAIEIGESIQAQIIKDGYSNNTFIMSSLIDMYCRFGKVRQGESIFSENFTNDFMCWSSMINGYAINGCGEEVLECFSNMLSLGIEPNDIIFISVLSSCSHSGLEYEGWNWFYAMEETYGIRPNLAHYACMVDMLSRQGNVEEALEFVYKMPIQPDKRIWGALLAGVQNTRGNIDILELVVEKLNSLDPENTSYLVVLSNLYAEHGRWEEVEKLRNMIDNKSLKKIMGYTTVLS